A segment of the Cydia splendana chromosome 16, ilCydSple1.2, whole genome shotgun sequence genome:
TTGGTCCACTCGATAAATTTCCACCCCATTTTTTTACACCCTTAAGAGATGATTTCGAGGATAAATACTacctattctatatccttccccacagctcaaactatatccataccaagtttcatttcatataaatctgatcagcggttattgattccccatacaagttTCCACCCTCCTTTTCACCCCCTTGAGGGGTGAGTTCTGGGATAAAaagtatcctatgtccttccccgggacttaaACTATGTTACCATCGGTTCAGCGgtgcgtgaagaggtaacagacagacatacatcagacacactttcgcatttataatattattagtatggatttagTGTCTTGAAGAGTACCTTAAGTCCAACGTGGTTTTCGCTGAGCAGGTTCAAAGCTGCAACGTGTCCGCTGGCCAGGTCCATGACGTGGATGTAGTCTCGCACACCTGTGGAACAGAGTAACGAGTTTTAAGACCCATTAAAACCATCCATCAATCAATCTAATCCATCCACCCATCCATCCATTCCATACCATCCATCCATTCATCCATTCCATCCATCCATCGATCCATCGCATTTAATCGGAACGGTCCATTCTCTGAAAGATTCTAAGTTGTAAAGCGGTAATAGTCTCTGTCTAATAATAAATGGAGTTGAAAAGGGATTTGTATAATTCTGATAAAAGCGTTTAATCTCCACGGCAGATGGTATCAGTTTGCGGCCCACAAAGGCGTATTAAGACGCGTAAAAAGTAGGCCAGTGCAGAGCGTGCATGGAAGAAGAGGAAACAACAAAACATATTCTCCTGGACTGCAAACAGGTAGTAGTATACAGGAGCAAATACCTAGGTACTCCGTGCACACTAAAAGAagcagttagcaacctgaaaACTTTGCTAGGCttcatggaggagctggggtggttagagtagcgctacctcgtttcacgcaaaataggcacaatggttgtcgatttgcggaaaatgcccagaagCACTAACTATTAAAGCCGCCGACTGCTGAAATACATAATTGCGGCTACATACAGTACGCGGTGACTGTTAGTTGTCCAGGAGGGATGAGCGCCAACGGGGTTGAAGTAACGCAGAGATATGTTCCATCTCTTTCACACGTTACAGATCTTCATAGAACTTGCCTTAAGTGAAACAAGGACGATAGAATACTGACCAGTGCCATCAGGGTCTGATAATCGTTCCCGAAGACTGTGAGGACTGGCTTTTTGCCCAGAGCCACTTGCGCCATGAAAGGCATCAGGTTGGTGAACTCCTTGGTCGGGTCTTCGCCTATCAGGCCGGAGGGATGAGCTCCAACGGGGTTGAAGTAGCGTAGAGATTGTTCCATCTCTTTCACACGTTACAGATCTTCATAGAACTTGCCTTAAGTGAAACAAGGACGATATAATACTAACCAGTGCCATCAGGAGTCTGATAATCGTTCCCGAAGACTGTGAGGACTGGCTTCTTGCCCAGAGCCACTTGCGCCATGAAAGGCATCAGGTTTGTGAACTCCTTGGTCGGGTCTTCGCCTATCAGGCCGGAGGGATGAGCGCCAACGGGGTTGAAGTAGCGTAGTGATATTATGTTCCAtctctgaaaaataattttatttttgtcttACCTAACTATATTTCGTTTCAGAAGCCATTTACAAGTAGATATATGAGTTATTGACTGATCAATAAGGCTATTTCTAATTGCTTTCTTACTGCCGTGGCGTGGGAACAGAATTACAAATAGCATTTATCGGTAATTGACAATATCTATTCTTGGGAAGCTTGCGCGATGTAGAAATCGCTCTTCATTTAAGGACATCTATCGGTTAAATGAGACAACAAAAACTGTTTCGCGTACCTATTACTgagtaataattatattatttgatTTCATGTGACCCGGAATTATATTTATGTGTGCTAAACATAACGAAGAACACTAATTAAAGTTTAAGGTCACCATTAGCAGTCTAAGCTAGAAGTGTATGTATTTCTAGTTAGTTATGATCAATGTCATTCTATTTATCAAGTTCATACGAACGAAACCTCTTATTAGTTACAACCGTTATGACGCCCACATTTTGAAGCCATTGTTTTCTATGAATTAAACACACAAAAATAATTGATGTATAAGTGGTCATCGGATTAAGGTCAAGCGTGATCCACTAGCACGACAcaaaacagtttaaattttaatatgatgtTGCAGTAAGTCTATTACTAGCGGGaaatgggtgaatcaactttttataACACGGATTTCGTATTCCTAGACTCCCTAATAGCAAAGAACAATCGATGTTTCAAAAACCATGTTAATTTTTGACTTTTTTGTTTACACGGGCATAGATccataagtatttaattaacaCATTAAAATTGACGACTTGATCTGATAAAAGTTACATTTTGTACGGTTACGCAGCAGAAAAAAGttgctcccatacaaaaatcaGGGACACAccatttttgtatgggattaaACTTTTTTCTGGGAGTCTAGACAGGACTGTCGGTCTAGGGACATGGAATCAGTGttttaaaagttgattcacccaaatATATACATAGTGGGCCTGATTAACCTGACTAGTTACAAAAGTTAAAGCGAAATATGCTCACATCACAAAAATTAACAACTCTCAAAATTTCTAGGATCTATGAAATATTATACTgttttttgttatatttttacTAGTTTTCAGTAATAACAAATGTCTGAACACCAACCTTATCAGCTGTGCTCAGATCCTTGAGCATCTCTTCAATGAAATACTTGGTCCTGCCGTAGACATTCGTGATGCTCCCCGTGGGATGGTCTTCTGTGATCGGCAGATGTTTCGGCTCGCCGTACACCGTGCACGATGATGAGAATACCATTTGGAAGCAGTTGTGTGAACGCATTATCTAGAAAATAGTGTGAATAGTTACTtcttagggtttcgtacccaaagggtaaaaacaggatcttattactaagactccactgtccgtctgtctgtctgtcaccaggctgtaggtatctcatgaaccgtgatagacagaacagttgaaattttcacagatggtgatgtatttctgttgccgctataacacatactaaaaagtacggaaccctcggtgggcgagtccgacttgcacttgtccggtttttgtaTAATACGGTAGACTACCAAGCTAAGTTTGCATCGACTTGACACTCTTGGCAGTGATAATGTATGGCCGTAGGTACTTTTACGTAAAACTTTTCGGGTCACATAGCGTGGactctattttatttatctattgGTCTATTGGCCTATATTTTGTAGGATTGTCATGTGTTCAACTTTACAGATGCAATTCTACATATGAATAAAACATATTGGTGGGTAAGGTATAGGTTTTTGTCTATAGAAGACATGTTCATTTTCTCAAGGTTTGATTACATCACTCTTATTgatatatataggtatgttcTCGATAATGACTGATCGACCTTCAAATGGATAGTTTTGGCTTCAGATGAGAAATCCCTTATTAAAAAGTAAACCCCCATAGACTTTTAGAAGTCTTACCTCGAGTAGGTTGAGCATTCCAAGCAAGTTATTCTGGTAGTAGAGAAGGGGCTGCTGCATAGATTCGCCGACCGCTTTCAACGCCGCAAAGTGGATGACGCAGTCTATTGGGTGCTGGAAAATGACacaaaaacattacaaaaacatTCAGACACCTGATTGATATGTGAGAAAGATTTTATCAAGACAATGGCAGGGCGATTCCAAATCAGGAGCGATAGGCTTATAAAGAACTTAATTTTCCACCCGCTTGTTCATTTTATTAagacatttaaaatgccgataGACGCTACATTAAAACTTAATTGGCTCCAGTTTGGCTACTTTGCCGCGGGTGTTGAATACAGAAGTGACCAAACACTTTTTCAGGACAAGTACTTCTTCATCCATCCTTGTAAAATGTGACCTTCGCAGTGATCTCTTCCACTCTCCTTAGCGCCAGGGACCATTCATCATCATGGAGCCATTGACAACTTCATGTCCCGCTTGAGCTAGGTCTACTACGCAATGGCTGCGTGTGGTCACGTCGAATCGGTTTATAAATGAGTCACTTTACCTTGTCAAAAATGTCCTTGATCTGCGCCTTATCCAGCAAATCAGCCTTGTAAAACGTGAC
Coding sequences within it:
- the LOC134798316 gene encoding UDP-glucose 4-epimerase-like, producing MPHFKTILVTGGAGYIGSHCVVDLVQAGHEVVAIDNFANAVGDNDGSPALRRVEEITGKKVTFYKADLLDKAQIKDIFDKHPIDCVIHFAALKAVGESMQQPLLYYQNNLLGMLNLLEIMRSHNCFQMVFSSSCTVYGEPKHLPITEDHPTGSITNVYGRTKYFIEEMLKDLSTADKRWNIISLRYFNPVGAHPSGLIGEDPTKEFTNLMPFMAQVALGKKPVLTVFGNDYQTPDGTGVRDYIHVMDLASGHVAALNLLSENHVGLKVYNLGTGRGVSVKELVEVFEKVTNTKIPLKYEARRLGDITAMWADATLAKNELNWVTKHTIEEMCTDFWRWQTMNPDGYPKKNVKTSVIVNGKS